Genomic segment of Malus domestica chromosome 15, GDT2T_hap1:
tcttttctgctctTTTTTACGCACACTTTTTGTTTCACCTCTTTAATagtcaaaatcttccttcgttTGGGTGCACTTTGATGGAGTAGGCAGCATCAGAGCTGATAAGGAGCAATGTAGAACCGATACTCGAACAATACAGGCCAATGGTCTTGTCTTCACTCAAATTCTCTAAACTCACCCTTGGCACAGTGGCTCCACAATTCACAGGTAGGGTTCATGCTTACAAGATGGTCTTATTCGCCGACTAGATTTTGCTGTTGATGCTTATACATGTAGTTGGTACCCTTTAGGAGTTTCAATCGTTGAAGGTGAAAGTGAGGCGGGAGGAATCACTATGGAGTTGGAGGTTCAGTGGGATGGTAATCCAAACATTGTGCTTGATATTAAAACCAGGGTTGGTCTTGCACTACCTGTACAGGTAATGCTCATCAAATTTATAGCTCAAGAAGTAATTAAGAGTATTCACCCTGTTCCTGATATCTCCCCTCCCTAATATTGCTTGTATAATAGAATATAGTAATGTTTCTTGTGTAGTTTTCTTTAGTGAAATCTAGGTTTGTTTGTTCGGTAAATGAAACATAGGGTTTCATGACATGTTTGAGAAGTTGAAGGTTTCATGACATGTCTTAGAAGTTGAAGTATGCCttatcatctttttttttttcgaactgTTCATATAGGTGAAAAATATTGGATTCACTGGGGTTTTCAGGTTAATCTTCAAACCCCTAGTCGGCGACTTCCCTTGTTTTGGAGCTGTTTGTTATTCCTTAAGAGAAAAGGTGTGTGATAAGTTACTGCTATTGCTTTGTAAAATTTCTTGAGGCGGCATACTTTTACTTTTAGGAACCGAAGTTTCTGTACTATAGTTTGATGTCATGCATATTTAGAACTGAAAAGCATATACTGACAATTTATAAGTTTTATTATAACATTATGTTCATGTATTATCGTTTGATATCATATTTCTTGTGCCTATGCCTGCAGAAAAAGCTGGATTTTGTGTTTAAAATTTCTGGTGGTGATATATCATCTATTCCCGGCGTTTCTGATGCTATTGAGGTTTGAGCAAGTTTTTTCCTTTGTGTATCCTAGTTTCTCTTACTATCAGAACCTTAATGGCCCCCGTGATTTCTACATTCTGCATGAAAAATTGTGGCATGCTGACGTTGCTATGTAATGAAATTGTCATTTTATTTCAGGAAACGATACGAGATGCTATTGAAGATTGTATAACTTGGCCAGTACGTAATATTATACCGATAATACCCGGAGATTATAGGTATATTAATTCAAACTGTAGATTTTTTCTTGAACATATTTCTCATTCATAAAGTTTCAGATTCCATCTGCTAGTTTATATTCCTCGGCTAAAATTTTGTTTATGTGACAGTGCCTTGGAGTTGAAGCCAGTCGGAATGTTAGATGTGAAGCTTGTGGAAGCTAAGGAGTTGACAAACAAGGACCTTGTTGGAAAATCAGATCCTTTTGCTGTGATATTCATACGTCCACTTCGTGACAGAATGAAAACCAGCAAAGTCATTGTAAGCAGCTCATGTTTCTCTAAAGTATGTATGATTTTCCCTTATCTGAATATGTAAAAATATTTATCATATACTACAGGACAACGATTTGAATCCAATCTGGAATGAGCACTTTGAGTTCATTGTTGAAGATACATCGACTCAAAACTTGACAATAAGAGTCTTTGACGACGAAGGACTTCAGGCTGCAGAGCTCATTGGCTGTGCTCAAGTGCAACTGAGTCAGCTTGAGCCTGGTAAAGTGAAGGATCTGTGGTTAAAGTTGGTGAAGGATTTGGAGATCCAGAGAGATGCTAAATACAGGGGTCAGGTTAGAATTGGatttactttcaaacgcataCAATAATGGAAAAAGATTGTTCAGTACTGAGTACTCATCCCCAACACATGTTACAATATTGTCAATACTTAGTTGATATTTGGTCAAAAATTTGGCAAATCGACAATGTAGCAGATATTGTGGATTAGTAACTGATATTGGCTATTAGCTAATGACTcccctataaaaaaaaaaatgtacatttTAGGGGTGTTCAGCAATTCCAAACCACTGATAATTAGTGAATCTGCATACGAAAAATGAAGAGATTGGTTGGTACCGATAACCAATCTACAGTAATCATCTGATATTCGATATTTGGTCAAAGTTTGGTAATATCGACTATGTGAAAAGTATTTTAGATCGGTGTCTGGAACCAGCCAATTACTCGACTTAGTGGAAACCGGCATTCAGTTtagagtttagggtttagggttagtaGAGTTTATAAATCTAAAATGCACATATGTTCTTTGCCTTAGGTGCACTTGGAGCTGTTATACTGTCCTTTTGGTACAGACGGTAACATCGTAGGCCCGTTCGACCACGACTTTGCGTTGACCTCTTTGGAAAAGGCTCTTAAGATTGAACCCAGTGGAGCAGATAACTtagaaaaaatgagaaaagcagctgcccagaagaagaaggatgtgTTTGTGAGAGGAGTGCTATCCGTCACAGTGATATCTGCAGAAGACTTACCAGTTGTTGATTTTATGGGGAAGGCCGACCCTTTTGTTGTTCTTATTATGAAGAAATCTGAAGCCAAAGCCAAAACTAGGGTGAGATTTCAGTTCCCaaatttatttcactttgtattATTTGGGTCGTGATTTTCACACTTCTTTTTATGTGAGTATAAAAAACTTAGAAAATATTCATTTAGAGGGCAGAGAGAAGTGCCGAAATCGCCACAGAGTCCGTCAATAACCTCTAATTCAAAATTGTTTCTTAATTTCAATTTATCATTGTCTTATGCTTTTTCAGGTTATAACTAACAATTTGAATCCAGTTTGGAATCAAACATTTGATTTCATGGTGGAGGATGCATTGCATGAAATGTTAATGGTTGAAGTTTGGGACCATGACACTTTTGGAAAGGTGATGTTTCTCCATACTAGTTTAATTGTGTTTACCTGTGTGATGCATAAGACATGATCGTAACATCGTCATGTAGTGCTActcatctatatatatatcatagcATGGTTGACGCTGATTTCATACTTTAGAGCATAATATCAATAAATATACAAGTCTCATAAACACGAGCAGACTAGTAATAATAACACGATGCAGGGTAAAGCTcacattgaaaagaaaaaaaaaacttctattTTTGCAGGATAGAATTGGAAGAGTCATCATGACACTAACCAGGGTGTTGATGGAAGGGGAATATCAAGACTGTTATCAGCTAGACATTGCTAAATCTGGAAGGATTTATTTGAACCTCAAGTGGGTTGCACAACATAAAGTCCGTGATACGTGATTTGTATCATCCTACATTGTTTTTTATTGAGTTGAAGTTGTGATATTTTTCACATGAATATTACACAAAAAAGTATAAGAAAAAgcaaataaattattcattatttTAACATATAAATTAGATTTAAGTTATCTGTCAAACCTAAAAGAAAATCTTACAAATCACATGTAGTTCAGATTATTTACAATTTAATTTGTTAACATGTCGAATTGTTAATAACTTAATGGCTTTGTTCTTTCTATTGTAAATGCACAGAAAAATTAGTTAGCTATATAAATTGCATTCATTTTACTTGTAGCATATTTATCAATCATATTATATCCACcacattttttattaataatgtTAGAATCATATTTCTGTCAATTATTTTGGCCAATTGTTTACTaaattgagggtaattttgttattttggttcttaggtaataaattttttagtaaattgtagttatggtcccttaactttaactcaattggagcaatggtccctcaactaaaaatccattacctttggtccctcaacttatcaaaacgtgcagctatggtccctcaactaaaaatccattaccattggtccctgaactttaattcaagtggagaaatgatcctttaactttaatccaattgtagcaatggtccttacaatataactcgttttgacaaattttttgacatagttgacgaaaagaaccataattatacactttgatgagttgagggaccctaattatataaattgtcattccaacatagcttattttgacaaaattttgacaaaattgatgaaaatgactatagctacacattttgataagttgagggaccaatgataatggatttttagttgagggaccattgctccaatttgattaaagttgagggaccatttgtacaatttactctaaatttttttcactaaataaccaaaataattgatagtAGACAAATTATGAACGCATAGCAAACACATACCATTGACCCTTGGGTCAAGCACTTGGTTTTCTTGTAAGGCATAGTTGATGGGGAAAACCTCATGTGCAACATAGTGTGCATCTCTGTGTCTATTATTGTCATTCCATGTAAAAGAGAGAGACCCATGGagcatatacaattatacacCTATTGCACCAGAGTCTCTCTCTAGTTGCTGGCATGTGGTGACACACCCCGttccgaaggagggcatgctggcagtcacgtgagagtgacgtaaccatttacacagttcggaagctttaaaaaatacaattactaaaatgaaacacccgagggtgagtcatacttttgtgaattctgtcagaataccgttggattcctcgtggccaccaaagctctgctatctagaacctggatgggcgcaaaacaaaattgagtgggtcagtaaaacaaagttttttgaaaacatttcatttaaaacatttctaacccctcgctgtaaaacctttatactttcccagaaaataacataatagcatataccttcaaatatatcaaatcatcaatctttatcaaaaccagaaagtatgccatgtcataatgtcaaaaacagaatatggatgcatcaatataacaggtgaaataaggaatcaatcggagaccctgcagttggtcctgtacggttaattcaatagctcaatatccaatccaaccggagtcaccacggtgacctgtacggcgctactctgcacataagtcggaactacctgaagtagtctgtacgacaagaatggtgtaataatacgctctagtgcttctctcatcaatcatctgtgcacataatctaaggtcacctactagtcggaatcacctctagtggtctgtacgactagcatgtcggaaccctctcatggtctgtacgacatgcacctacttggatccaaggtgagcgtgcggtgtggtgaataatataagcactaacaccaggggtgcaggttatgagctctcaacacaattcatatcatcaatgattcacataaataacataaaacttacctgatactcacatgtgcgtccacaacaccaattcacatatatatatatatgcgtcaattatcaattcatatatctcataatatgcatgcatgacattttaaaacgtactttcatttaaactcaatttataggaaaaatatcaatagtatataggtataaacagaaatactgcccactcacctggagttcacccaacaactccctagcacaacacatcaaggcgtcatgatgatcggcgcctagaacaataatcaaatccaacctcagaaatcatatcgatagaatatataacttatataaaacacatcactacgtagtttgatccggaagatctgcaactcagatttcaaatccataacttccagaggtccacaatatacctctaggacaacatcctaaaatttcattaccatccaacggtcggatctccgtcaatttccagaACCAAGTGACGgctaacattctattttatgaacttacaactccaattccgaaagatccgtaaatcggatttccaatccgtaagttcctataatcctcaaatattacgtattacaacatatcaaagtttggtgatgatccgacggttggatcatcgattcaccttttggcctaaccaacttaggttcaattactcaatttacgtccatcaactatcaaaactgaacctagaaccttaaacacatgctaagaatgacattggcgggccattggccacgcgccgccgcgggtggcggtcggccgtcccggctcgccggaaaatctaactatttccaaaaattctcaaaaaatacagaattgaagatctcaatgagtagagtaaactttatacctgaggccaaggccaatttggcctggaaacacttcaatttcaccaaaatccgtgcggaaccctagaattgggtgagttccaattcgtcttcaaatcaactccgtcgtcccaaccaatgcttggctttgttctaggtcctAAGGGAATTCTaaaggtgttagtaattgaaagaaaatatttcaagatttgaagaatttgaacAAGAAAGTCGCGGCATCCACATGTGCGTTCTTCACCAATTCACcatcaaatttcatgatttttaggGTGAAACATGAAAAGGGAAGGCCTAGGTGTTGATTGGAAGTGGTACCTTGATCCAATTTGTGAGAATTCCCGTGAAAATCGTCCGAATTTGGGTGTGGGTGTCGCGGGTCGAAACGGGTCGCGGGTGAAGAcccatttttcttccttctctcctccgcttctcgccctctctcATTTCCTCCTTTCTCTGTTCCGATTGGCCggtctcctctctctcttctccctattCGCCAgcactctctcctttctctcccagagctcctgctctctcttcctctggttgggcagttttgcccaatctcttattcttcttcttgttcttacacacacacacacacaaaccttctttcttctcatcccagccatccatttatttcttcattaaatctgggccgtccactttcataaaagaaattccaaattttactaaattataattccta
This window contains:
- the LOC103456220 gene encoding synaptotagmin-5-like; amino-acid sequence: MEFFFGLIIGIAIGIGLIVAFARAERIRSKFRSDLAKTVAAFARMTVQDSRKLLPPQYYPSWLVFTKRQKLNWLNHHLEKIWPYVDEAASELIRSNVEPILEQYRPMVLSSLKFSKLTLGTVAPQFTGVSIVEGESEAGGITMELEVQWDGNPNIVLDIKTRVGLALPVQVKNIGFTGVFRLIFKPLVGDFPCFGAVCYSLREKKKLDFVFKISGGDISSIPGVSDAIEETIRDAIEDCITWPVRNIIPIIPGDYSALELKPVGMLDVKLVEAKELTNKDLVGKSDPFAVIFIRPLRDRMKTSKVIDNDLNPIWNEHFEFIVEDTSTQNLTIRVFDDEGLQAAELIGCAQVQLSQLEPGKVKDLWLKLVKDLEIQRDAKYRGQVHLELLYCPFGTDGNIVGPFDHDFALTSLEKALKIEPSGADNLEKMRKAAAQKKKDVFVRGVLSVTVISAEDLPVVDFMGKADPFVVLIMKKSEAKAKTRVITNNLNPVWNQTFDFMVEDALHEMLMVEVWDHDTFGKDRIGRVIMTLTRVLMEGEYQDCYQLDIAKSGRIYLNLKWVAQHKVRDT